TGGTCTCCGGGGACCGGTTGACGGCGGTGGTGATCGAGGACGAATCGGGGCGGCGCGCGATAACCGGCCAGGTATTCATCGACGCGACCGGCAACGGGAACCTCGTCCGCCGGGCGGGCGGACGGGCGGCGCAGCACGCGCCCTTGCAGCCGGTTTCCCACCAATTTCTCGCCACGGGAATCCAGCGCGTGCTGGAACAAAATCCGGGGGCGCGGCTGTGGCCGGAAATCCGCGACGCCGCGCTCGCGCTGGGCCTGCGGGATAGCAATCCGTGGGTGGACATCGTGCCGGGCGCGTCCCACGTGCAAACGGTGTTTGGTGCCCGGCTGAACGGCGTCGATGGAAGCGACGCCGATCAACTGACCCAGGCGCATATCGAGGGCCGCCGTCATGCGCGGGTATTTCTCGATTTGATACGCCAGCACTATGGTGCGACCGCGGCGGACGTGGCGCTGCTGGCCCTGCCGCACCAGATTGGAATACGGGATTCATGGCATGCCTGCTGCCTACACCGGGTCACGGCTGACGAGTTGCTGCGCGGGGAGAAATTTCCAGATGCAATTGGCAACGGGACTTATCCGTTGGACATCCACGGCCCCGAGGGGACGAGCATCCGTTACCTGGACGGGAAGGAGGAGAGGGTGTCGAAACAAGGGGAAACCAGCGAGCACCGCTGGAGAAAAGAGGGGGAGCCATGCCCCCGGTTTTACCAGATTCCTTTCCGCGCGCTCGTGCCTCAAGGTTTTTCAAACCTGCTGGTCGCGGGCCGCATTCTGGACGCCGACCGGTCCGCCTATGGCGGGCTGCGAGTGATGGTGAACACCAACCAGACCGGGGAGGCAGCCGGTGTCGCCGCCCATATCGCGCTCACCGAAAACACACACGTGCCTCAGGTTAATGCCGCCTCGCTCCGTTCTTTGTTATCCGCAGGAGGCTCCATCATGTTATAGCGCAATCCCTCCCCTGGATCGCATTGGCCTTACCGAAGGCTGCCCTCCTTCCTCGTTCTCCCGCCAGCGGCACCGGCCAGAGGAGAAAGAAGAAAGATTCCGACCATATACCCCCGCTTTGAACGGATCATTGGCCTCACTCGACAGCCTGAGTGGAGTGTCGGGCCACAAGGGAAATGGGGAGATGAATGGAATGCGTCGGGATGGGCGTTTTTTGTCCGGTGTCCTCCGATTTCGAGGTCATTTGGCCAAAGACCATCTTGGCGGCCTCCATGCCCATCGCCTGGGCCGGAATATGCATCGCCGTCATGGGCGTGTCGAGATAGGCAAGCGTGTCAGACTCCTCAAACCCTATGATGGAGAGGTCGCGAGGCACGCGGATGTCCATGTTGCGCGCCTCGCTCTGGAAGCCGACCGCCAAATCCTCGTTGGTGATGATGGCCGCGGTCGGACGGTCGGGCAGCGAGAGCAGGCGCCGCGCGGCGCTGCGTCCGTCCTCCACCGTCGCGGAGTCAACCTCCACGCACACGGGCGGATTTGCGTCCACCTCGTCACGCAGCGCGGCCGCATACCCGGCGAAACGTTGCTGATGCCCGTGGTCAACGTGCTTGAACGACACCATCGCAATTTTCCGGTGGCCGAGCGAAAGGAGATAGCGTGCGGCATTCATCCCGGCTTGATAATCATCCAGAAGAATCTGATGCACCCCGTCGTCTTGGCTTTTATAGCCGACAATGGCATGGGGAGTTTGTGTCAGGCCGAGTTTTTCCGCCATCGCATAGCCCTGAAACATCGTAATGATGATGCATCCGGCAACCCCCTCGCGCATTACCAACTGACGCAATTCCTTGTTGTTGCGTATCTGCGGAATAAACGGCTGCATCTGGATGCCGAAGCCGGAGGCGAACGTCACGTCGCAAATCCCGCTGAGAATTCGCGATATGTAGCCGCTTTCCAACGCGCCGCGATGCTCCGGCAAAAGCACGAGCAGGCGGTTGCGGTCGATGGCCTTCCAACGAGGCTGGAAGGCCGAGGAATCCATGATCTTACGAATGCGCTGGATGGTTTCCTCGCGCACGCCCGGACGCCCGTTGATGACACGGGACACGGTGGCGGGGGAAACCTTGGCCGCCTTTGCCACATCGTAGATGTTTGCCATATACACGGGCGAAACTATTTCAGCGATGTTTCGGCGCAAGGCATTTATGGGGGCGTTCTCTTTACGCAGCCCCTCCGGATGGCGCCCCGGCGTTCAGGCGAAACGAACGCAGCTTGGCGCGGGCAGCGGTTCCGCGCAGGCAGAGCGGAGCCGGCCCGTGTCCGGGGCGATATGGAAGAGCGCAAGCCCGCCGCCGTCCTGATTGGCGGCCAGCAGAAGGCGGCCCGATGGATCTAGGGCGAAATGACGCGGAGTCGCGCCTCCCGTGGAGACGTTTTCAACAAACGTTGGATCGCCTGTTGCCTCATTTATATTAAACAGCGAAATACAATCCGCGCCACGATTGGACACATACAGAAAACGGCCCGCCGCATCCGTCTTCACTTCGGCGGGCGCGTTACGCGTGGCATCCTCCCGCCTGCCTGTTGCCGGTGCCGTCCGGAGTCCGTCGATTTCGCCTGTTTCCTGATTGTAATCAAAGACGGCAATCTCGGATGACAGTTCGCATGCCACATATAAAAAACGCCCCGAGGGATGAAACACGCCGTGCCGGGGGCCGGAATATGGGGCAATCCGGGTGCGGCGTATGCCAAATTCCGAAAGCGCGCCCGTCCCCGGATTATAATCATAGCGGATTACTTCGTCCGTCCCAAGGTCGGATACAAACGCCGTGGTTCCGGCGGGCGCGGAAATTATAGAGTGCGGATGCGGCGTCCGCTGGCGGGTGGGATGCGGGCCGGAGCCGGTGTGATTTATCCTTGAAACCAGCGGCCCGACACCGCCGTCGGAGGCCAGCCGGAACACGCAGACGCCGGGGCCGTTGTAGTTGGCGAGCAACAGGTGTTTACCGGCGGCGTCCACCATCAGGTGCGCGGGCGACCTGCCTCGGGAGGGTGCGCGGTTTATCAGGCGGAGGCCGCCGCCATCCTGTCCCGTCGCGTAGGCGCTGACCGAGCCCTCCGCGCCGCCGGCGGCGGAAACCTCGTTCACCGCGTAGAGAAAACATCCCGACGGGTGGAGCGCGATGAATGACGGGTCCTCGGCGCGCGCGACAAGCCGCGTCCGCAGAATGCGGCCGTTCTCGCAATCAATGTCCGCTCGGTAAATGCCCTCCCCTCCCTGGCGGGTGTAGGAGCCGATGAAGGCGTGGGTTTTCATTTTTCGGAGGCGCGCGGCTTTTATATAAACTACGCGGCCCCGGCGCGGCGTGCCTCCAGTTTGGCGCGGATGGCGTAGGCGTCCTTTTCATCAATCGGGAAGCGCAGCACGATGAAGATCGTGAGCGCCAGCGCGGTGGCGGGGACGAGCATATACAACAGGCGCATGATGACGAGCGCCTCCGCCGCCTGGCCGCCGCCCAGCTCCGCTTTGAAGCCGGAGAACGCGACCACGAAGCCCGACAGCAGCAACGCCAGCGTCAGCCCGAACTTGAAGGCCCAGGCAAAAACCGCGTTCAACGTGGCCTCGCGACGGACGCCGTGCTCGAACTCGTCCACGTCGCAGACATCGGCGACCATCGAGCCGAGCAGGGTCCAGAGGGCGGCCATGCCGGAGCCCATCAGGAGCACGGGGACGAGCTGGAGGTAGGGATAAGCCGGGTTGTAGCAAACCCACTTGAGCAGGGTGCCGGCCAGCGGGAAACACAGGGCGGCGGCGAGCGTGCGGCGTTTGCCGAAGCGGGTTGACGCCCAGGTGATGAGCGGCAGCGCGGCCATGCTGCTCAGGCAGTAGGTCGAGCCGGACCAGCCCTGCACCGCGGACGCGGCCCGCATGTCGCCGCCGTGGACATAATAAATGTTTATATAATAGCCCAAGCTGTTCACCATGAATATGCCGACGGCCATCAGCGCCACTGAATACAACAACAGCCGGAACGGTTTCACGCCGACGGCCTCTTTCAGGCTTTTTATAAGGGGCAGTTTTTTCTGGCGGGTGACGGCGGCCTGCGTGCGCTCCTTGATAAACAAAGCCGGCAAAATGCCGAGGAGCGCGATGGTCAGACCGATGCCGGCGCCGACCCAGCGCATGCCGTCGAGCGTGTCGGAAAAGCATGGGCGCTGCGAGAGCCAGAGCATCCAGGCCGTCGAGATGCCGGAGACCGAGCCGAAGAAGGTCTTGTAAGCCATGACGCGCGTGCGCTCGTGGTAGTCGGGGCTCATTTCCATGCCCAGCGCGCCGAAGGCCATGGCGAAGACGGCGTAGGCCGTGTAGAACAGCAGCGACATGGCGAGGAAATGGGAAAAATATCCCCATTGCGACCAGCCGTGCGGCACCATCCAGACCAGCGCGAACAACAATCCGCACAGGATCGAGCCGGTGACGATAAACGGCTTGCGCCGCCCCCAGCGGGTGCGGGCGTTGTCCGAGGCGCTGCCGACAAACGGGTCCACCACCGCGTCCCACAACCGCGGCAGCGCGAGCGCGGTGCTGACCATGCCGGGGTCAACCGCCAGCGTCATGTTGAACACCGGGTTGGCCATGGTGTTGATGCCATTCTGCATGGTGTTGTCGGCGAAGGCCCCGCCACCGTAGGCGAGCTTCTGCGCGACGGGCACCCGGTCCTCCGGCGCAGTAACGTGGCGGATGCCCGGCGGTGGCGGTGGAGTTGTTCGGGGCGCGGTTTTCATGGACAATTTAGAAGTACCCGCCTTTTTGGGTGATTTGGTTGATGGACTGGCCTTCGGCGACCCAAGAGAAGATTTTTTTCTCGTTACGTTTGATTTCCTCGGCACGGAGCAGCACCTCGTGCGCGATGTCGCGGGGAACGCATACCACGCCGTCTATGTCGCCAAGGAGAATGTCGCCGGGTTTTATCACCACGTCGCCGATTAATATGGGAATTTGATAATGCGTGATGAGGCAGCGGCCGAGGCTGCCGTTCGGGATGCGGTGCTTGTAGAAGACGGGGAAGTCTTTTTCGAGAATCTGGTGGGTGTCGCGGATGCCGCCGTCAATCACGGCGGCGCGGACGCCGAGGCCGGCGGCGGTGGCGGTCATGACGCCGCCCCAGAGGGTGGCTTTTTCGTCACCGGAGGTATCCCAGACGACGAAGCTGTTCTGGGGGAGCGCGGCGAGCATCTGGGTGCGGAAGGCCATTTCACCGGTGATTTTGACGTTGGGCGCGCTTTTGACGGTGAAGGCAAGGCCGGCGACGGTGCGCTCGGGGCGGAGCGGGTGGAGGTGGCCGGGGAGTGCCTGGTCGAGGAGGGCGTGCTCGCGGAGCACGTCGCTGATCGCGCCAGTGTAGAGTTGCTCGTAGCGGGCGAGCAATTCCTCCTCGGGAATCGGAAACGGCGCGGCAGATACGTGCTCGCGCGCGGCGATGAGTTTTTCGAGATTCATCATCCCGACTTCTTTTTTGTAGGCGTCAATGGACATGGCGGAAAAGTTTGAGTTGAGAGTTTAAGTTTAAGCGGCGGCGGCGCGAACGGCGTCAGAGCGACATGCCGCCGTCCACGAAAAGGGTCTGGCCGGTGATGTAGCGGCCGGCATCGGAACAAAGGAGGAGGGCGGCACCAGCGCAGTCGGTGGGCTCGCCGAAGTAGTCGGCGGGGATGGAGGCGAGGACTTTCGCGGCGTAGGCGGAGTCGGCGAGGCGGACGGTGTTGCGATCGGTGAGGATGACGCCGGGGGCGAGGTTGTTTACGGTGACGCCGCACGGGGCGAGCTGGCGGGCAAGATTTGTGGCGAGGGAGGATTGGGCGCATTTGGTGCCGGCGTAGACAATCATGTGCGGATGAGGGTGCGCCTCCTGCACGCTGCCGACAGTGAGGATGCGTCCCCAGCCGGCGGCTTTCATTGCGGGCGCGGCGAGTTGGCAGAGTTCGAGGGTGGCACGCCAGTTGACGGCGACTTGTTTGTCGAAGTCGGCGCGGGTCACGGCGAGCCAGTCGGCGGGGATTTGGAGGGAGGCGTTGCAAACGAGGATGTCAGGCGCGCCGCCGAGTCCGGCGACGGCCTGCTCGTAGGCGCGGCGCGGACCATCGGCGTCGGCGAGGTCGGATTGGACGAGGCAGGCTGCGCTGGCGGCGCGTGCGGCGGCGGCAGCTTGCAGACCGCCATCGCGTCCGTGCATGGCGACGGAGGCGCCGGCCTGCGCGAAGGCAAGTGCGAGCACGCGGCCGATGCCGCGAGTCGAGCCGGTGACCAGGGCGCGGCGTCCGGTGAGCGAGAGGCTTTGGGGAAGCGCGGCAGGTTGCGGTGTGTCAGTTTTCATCGGGAAATGGGTGTGCTTGGTCCGGGAGCGGCGGGCTCCGTTCCGTCGTGTTTGGGATGTGACCGCCGTTCGGCGACGAGTTGGCCCCCGTCGCTCTCGGATGGCGCGGGGCGCGGCGGTGCCGATAACCATTCGGCAGGCGAGGTGCGGAGGCCGAGCGCATCCATCAGGCCGAGCAGGTAGCCGTCGGCGAAGAGGCGTCCAAGCGTGCCGTAGCCAGGCGTGTGACCGGCGTTTTCCTCGCCGGCCAGCGTCGGCACATGGTCGCAGCGCACCGGGCCGCGAAAACCGTTTTTATGATATTCAAGCATCATCGCGACCAGTTCGTCCGAGCCCTCGTCGTGAAACGTCTCCGTGAAGTGCGAAGCGGTGCCGGTGACGTGACGCAGGTGCACGAAATGCACACAGCCCGCCGCGGTGTGCTTGCGTATCGCGGCGGAAAGCGCGGGCAGGCCGCCTCCGCACATGAGTTTCCAGTTGGCCTGGCAAAAGGTGAGGCCATGCGCCGGCGACGGCGAGAGGGCGAGCACGCGCTCGAATTGTTCCGGCGAATTAAAAACGCGTCCGATGCCGCGCAGGGCCGGGAGCGGCGGATCGTCGGGATGCGCGCCAAGACGTACGCCCGCTGCCTCGGCGACCGGCAGGACGGCGTTTAGGAAATAGATATAATGATCCCAGATTTTCTCCGCCGGCACCTCTCCCGCCGGGGGCGGTTCCGCCGATTCCGCCGACAAGTCGAAGCCGGAAACCAGCGCCCCGCCGCGGCCGGGCAACGCGGCCTGCGAACGGTGCCAGCCGATGCCAGCCATAAAATTATAACAAAGCAATCGCAGCCCCAGCCGCCCCATTTCGCGCAGCATGGCTTGATAGCGGACGATGTCTTCGTCGCGGCCGGGCAGGCCGAGTTTGATACGGCCCATGTCAAAGGGATCGCCCTCCAGCCCGAGCAAAGTCACGCCCGCCTCCGACAATTCTTTTTTTATCCGCGCGAGCACACCGGGTTCGTCCGGCGGAGGCAGCCCGGTCAACTCGGGCGCGGCTTTGACCACGCAATGCGTGACACCCATCTGGCGCACCAAGGCCCAGAGCTGATGTGGTCGCGGAGAGAGAAATTCGATCAGAAACATGATTGCCGGATCATTATCTGTCCTGCCGCCCATACCAGCGGCGCATTACCTCCGCCGCCGGCTTGTTCCAAACAGTGAAACCCTTGTCTCCCCGCGGATCGTCACGAAGCCAAGGCCGGTCATTTTGCTCATCCCATTTCCACCAATACAAGCCCATCCACCATGGTTCCTGCCAAAACGCACCGAGCAGAATTTCGAGGAAACGCGCCTGTTCCGCGCCATTGTAGCCGCCGTTGTTGTCCCAACCCCAGGGTTTCATGAGTGCGCCGGCAGTCGCACAGCAGCCTGCCTCCGCAAAGTAGAAGGGTTTGCCAAGCAGGGCCGCGACTTCCCGGTAATATTCCACATCCGGCAGGATCTTGGCGCGCATCTGCCCGTCGGTTGCATTGGGCGCATCAGCCAGCGGAGTGTAGAAACTCGAACCCAAGGAATCGAGCTGCTTGAACCAATGATCTTCGCGCGTCCTTAGCTCCGCGCGAAAATCAACCTGCCGCGTGTGTCCGGTCGTGAGATGCCCTTTATATACACTGCGCGCGGCGGAAATCACGCGCAGCCAGTGTTCCTGCTGGCCGACCGTGTGGTCCAGCTCGCTGTCCAGGCCGAAGGCTTCGCAGCCTGTCTTTTGGGCGAGCCGTCCGTAATGCAAGGTGCGTTCCGCCAGACTGTCGAACCATCGTGTCCAGTGGTTGATGGGACGCCCCGGAATAATCAGGTTTTCCGCTGGAAACCGAATATGGACGCGCTGGGTGCCATCCCAGCACTCCAGCATTGGGCGGAGCTGCACCTTCATGCCCTTGCTGTGAATATAGTCCACGATGCCCATGATTTCGTCCTCGCCGGGAGTCTGCGCAAAATCGCGATACATCCGCGTGCTGGCAAAGGTGTCCTGCATGACCGTGACCACGAGGCACACCCAGTCAATATTGAGCGTCGCCATGCGGTCCACGTCTGTTTTCGCGGCGGCGGAGCCGTAGTAGCCGTTGCGCGCGTAATAACCATAGGTCATCCCGCGATGAATGGGAATAGATGCTGACATAAAGAGTTTCTTACCGGGAATCGTGATGCTGTGATTTGTTCAAGCGGCGTGACACCGTTTGTCAGAACTCGAACGACGCGGTGAACGTGATTTTTCTTGGGTCATTGTAACGATAATAACCGCGTCCCGTGCCGATTGGTCCGGTGACCGTCCCGTCCACCCGGTAATCAAGCGAACTGGTGTAGATCACATCGTCATTGTCCAAGATGTTGGCGACGTTGATCTGGAAACGCGCGCGGGTCGGGCCGATGCGGCGGCTGTAGGAAACATGGCCGCTGAGAACATAGTAGCTGCCGCTGTAAATATAATGAAACGGCTCGTTGTAATGGTTGCCGATTTTATTGCGTCCGCGGACATTGACACCAAGACCCACCCCGAGGTTTCTGAACACGCCGCCCTGCACGGTGTAAGTGCCATAGAAATTCGCGCTGTAATTGACCGTGTTGGTGAGTTTGGTGCCGGGGGTGAGCCCGGTCAGCGTGCTTTGAATTGCGGTAATGTCGTCGTTGATCTGCTGCGTTTTCGCAGGGTCGGTCGCCGGGTCATTGGTCGCCGCCTGCCAGACGGCAAGGTTGTCATAAAAATATTTCCGCAATTGCGGCATCAGATTCACCGCCTTGGTTTGCGGCAGGGCGAAGTTTGCCATGATTCGAATGCTCCTGGTGGGATTTGCCGTAATATCAATTTCATACCCGGTTCCCTTGTAATCCCGCGTGTCCCGGTAACTGGGCATCATAAAATCCGCATACTGATCGCTGGTGTTCTGCCAAAGCCTCTGCAACTCCGATCGGCGTGTGTTGTCATAGCCGGGGACGCCCTCCTGAATTGAATTGTAATAATTGATTCCTCCGGAGAGTTTTCCCTTGAAGAAATCGAATTTCACGCCGAATTCCCTTGCCGAGTTGATCGCCACGTCCATGGGCTTCCCGTAAATGTCGCCATTTCCAGGGAGAGGAATGGCGAATGACTCGGAGTAACCGGCATACACGCCGATTTCCTGCGTGGCTCGAAAGACCACCCCGGCGTTGTAGCTCGTGGGGGAAATGTCCACATTGGGATCATCCAGCACGATGGGATAGCCCGTGTCATCGTAGCCATATTTGCCCGATGTGGCCCCGCTCTGTTGTCTTCCTTTATATTTGTCATGTCGCGCGCCAAGGGTGATAATCAGACGCTGCCCGATGAGCTTGGTCGAGCTCACGGCCTGGAGATACTGAAGATCCTGCGACGAATAGGTAATGCCGGATGGGCGCCACGCATACGGCACCCCGGTTAGCTCCGGGATTATGGTTTCAAGCGCGCTGGTGTCATGTTGCTGGGGCTCGTCCCAATACATGCGCGCACGCACGTATGAAAAACCGGGTGAACGATTGTCAACCATCGCGTAAACATAATGCCGGGTATATGCGTCATTCCAACGGGAGCCGGCCAGCACACTGAGCGACTCGGAAATAAGCCGCCGGTTAAGCTGCCAGTTGACGGCCAGACGGAGGTCCTTGGTGAGGTTTCCCGACTCGGTCCGACCAAGCATCTGGTCGGAGAACGGAATACCGTATTTCGGATTAAGGACAAACATCTCGGACGAATTGTTCCTTGGCAGATATTTATTTAGGTCAATTTTGTAATCGCCAAAGACCGCAAACTCCGCCGGTCCCTCCTTGTCGGTTTTATATTGGTTGTAGGCCAGCTCAATGGAAATGCCATTCTTGAAGCGATGCGTCACATAGGAGGTGTAGGTATAATACTCGCCTTCGATCACGTCATTTGTCGGCTCGATATTTATCTCCTTGTAAGGCAGCAGCGGCACGTTGGGAATCTCGGCGCCAGGCTCCGCCTGCATGGAGGCGCCGGAGCCCCGCGTCTCAAAGGTGCTTGACCAATTCCGGTAACCCGCCTCGGGCACGCCGGGAATCCAAAGCCAGTGCCGGTCGCTCGAATTCAAACCGGAGCGGGTGATGCCCCTGGCATTCATCTGGGCGGTGGTGCTTATTTGGCCCCATCCATACTGGGCATTCAGCGGATCGGACGAGTCCGCCACATAAACCGAAGTTCCGTCCCAATAAGAGACCCGCTCGGCATAGGTGCCTGCATAGATCGGCCTTTTCCTCTTACCATATTCCGCCTCGGCGCGTATGTTGGTATCTTTCGTGATGCGCCATGTCGCGGCGAGGTGTAATCCATCCCGCCTAGCATCGGAGCCGTCCCGCCATGTTTCCAACTCCTGAGTCATGCCATTCAGGCGGAACGCGACATTTCTGCCGATGGCTTGATTAACATCAAAGGACGCCCTGAAGCCGCCATAGGAATCGGCAAGAAATGAGACGCGCCGCTCGTTTTTTCCGAGCTTCGCCCGTTTTGTCCACGTCGTGGCAATGCCGCCCAGATAGCCGTCGCCGAAAAGGACACCGTTTGGCCCGCGGGCAAGATCAACACGCTCGATGTTGTAGCTGTCGGAATTGTCATACCACAGAAAATAATTCCGCGTCGGGAGGGACAATGACACGCCGCGAAAGCGCACTTGGATGTCGCCGCTAAACGTGGATTCGGTCGCATAAGAAGGCATCGTGTTGTTGCCCCACTCCGCCTGGGTGGTGTTGTCGAGCAGAACCAGATCGTCGAGAAACTCCCGCGTCAGAACCGAAACCGACACGGGGCTTTCCTTGAGCAGGCTGTCGGTGCGGGTGCCGGTGAGCGCGCTGGCGGCGGCATAGCCGACATCGCGCTCGCTTTTCACCTCGAAGACCGAGAGTTCGACTATTTCTTCCGAGGCGGGTACAGGTGCGGTTTGTTGTGCGTTTGCGGCAAGCGCGAACACTTGGAACAGGATTGCGAACCGACTCAGGCAGCGGAATGGCTGCGCGGCGGCGCCGGCGGATGTCGGATGGGGGAAACAGGGGAACGGGTTCATGCACGCCTCGAAATATCAACCGGGCGATGCGCGCAAAGTCACGGTCCTGTTAGCGTAACA
This genomic stretch from Termitidicoccus mucosus harbors:
- a CDS encoding FAD-dependent oxidoreductase; amino-acid sequence: MKKISFPSHDIPVCHEADIVIAGGSCTGVFAAVRAARLGARVALIEQASLLGGTATAALVNHWHRLDDSARNNRVIGGLTWEVVERLTRRGACLAVAGHERIRYKLNAAELAIELDELVREAGTIRPFLAARVVQPVVSGDRLTAVVIEDESGRRAITGQVFIDATGNGNLVRRAGGRAAQHAPLQPVSHQFLATGIQRVLEQNPGARLWPEIRDAALALGLRDSNPWVDIVPGASHVQTVFGARLNGVDGSDADQLTQAHIEGRRHARVFLDLIRQHYGATAADVALLALPHQIGIRDSWHACCLHRVTADELLRGEKFPDAIGNGTYPLDIHGPEGTSIRYLDGKEERVSKQGETSEHRWRKEGEPCPRFYQIPFRALVPQGFSNLLVAGRILDADRSAYGGLRVMVNTNQTGEAAGVAAHIALTENTHVPQVNAASLRSLLSAGGSIML
- a CDS encoding lactonase family protein, which codes for MKTHAFIGSYTRQGGEGIYRADIDCENGRILRTRLVARAEDPSFIALHPSGCFLYAVNEVSAAGGAEGSVSAYATGQDGGGLRLINRAPSRGRSPAHLMVDAAGKHLLLANYNGPGVCVFRLASDGGVGPLVSRINHTGSGPHPTRQRTPHPHSIISAPAGTTAFVSDLGTDEVIRYDYNPGTGALSEFGIRRTRIAPYSGPRHGVFHPSGRFLYVACELSSEIAVFDYNQETGEIDGLRTAPATGRREDATRNAPAEVKTDAAGRFLYVSNRGADCISLFNINEATGDPTFVENVSTGGATPRHFALDPSGRLLLAANQDGGGLALFHIAPDTGRLRSACAEPLPAPSCVRFA
- a CDS encoding RraA family protein — protein: MSIDAYKKEVGMMNLEKLIAAREHVSAAPFPIPEEELLARYEQLYTGAISDVLREHALLDQALPGHLHPLRPERTVAGLAFTVKSAPNVKITGEMAFRTQMLAALPQNSFVVWDTSGDEKATLWGGVMTATAAGLGVRAAVIDGGIRDTHQILEKDFPVFYKHRIPNGSLGRCLITHYQIPILIGDVVIKPGDILLGDIDGVVCVPRDIAHEVLLRAEEIKRNEKKIFSWVAEGQSINQITQKGGYF
- a CDS encoding SDR family NAD(P)-dependent oxidoreductase, which produces MKTDTPQPAALPQSLSLTGRRALVTGSTRGIGRVLALAFAQAGASVAMHGRDGGLQAAAAARAASAACLVQSDLADADGPRRAYEQAVAGLGGAPDILVCNASLQIPADWLAVTRADFDKQVAVNWRATLELCQLAAPAMKAAGWGRILTVGSVQEAHPHPHMIVYAGTKCAQSSLATNLARQLAPCGVTVNNLAPGVILTDRNTVRLADSAYAAKVLASIPADYFGEPTDCAGAALLLCSDAGRYITGQTLFVDGGMSL
- a CDS encoding TonB-dependent siderophore receptor, giving the protein MNPFPCFPHPTSAGAAAQPFRCLSRFAILFQVFALAANAQQTAPVPASEEIVELSVFEVKSERDVGYAAASALTGTRTDSLLKESPVSVSVLTREFLDDLVLLDNTTQAEWGNNTMPSYATESTFSGDIQVRFRGVSLSLPTRNYFLWYDNSDSYNIERVDLARGPNGVLFGDGYLGGIATTWTKRAKLGKNERRVSFLADSYGGFRASFDVNQAIGRNVAFRLNGMTQELETWRDGSDARRDGLHLAATWRITKDTNIRAEAEYGKRKRPIYAGTYAERVSYWDGTSVYVADSSDPLNAQYGWGQISTTAQMNARGITRSGLNSSDRHWLWIPGVPEAGYRNWSSTFETRGSGASMQAEPGAEIPNVPLLPYKEINIEPTNDVIEGEYYTYTSYVTHRFKNGISIELAYNQYKTDKEGPAEFAVFGDYKIDLNKYLPRNNSSEMFVLNPKYGIPFSDQMLGRTESGNLTKDLRLAVNWQLNRRLISESLSVLAGSRWNDAYTRHYVYAMVDNRSPGFSYVRARMYWDEPQQHDTSALETIIPELTGVPYAWRPSGITYSSQDLQYLQAVSSTKLIGQRLIITLGARHDKYKGRQQSGATSGKYGYDDTGYPIVLDDPNVDISPTSYNAGVVFRATQEIGVYAGYSESFAIPLPGNGDIYGKPMDVAINSAREFGVKFDFFKGKLSGGINYYNSIQEGVPGYDNTRRSELQRLWQNTSDQYADFMMPSYRDTRDYKGTGYEIDITANPTRSIRIMANFALPQTKAVNLMPQLRKYFYDNLAVWQAATNDPATDPAKTQQINDDITAIQSTLTGLTPGTKLTNTVNYSANFYGTYTVQGGVFRNLGVGLGVNVRGRNKIGNHYNEPFHYIYSGSYYVLSGHVSYSRRIGPTRARFQINVANILDNDDVIYTSSLDYRVDGTVTGPIGTGRGYYRYNDPRKITFTASFEF
- a CDS encoding glycoside hydrolase family 113, which produces MSASIPIHRGMTYGYYARNGYYGSAAAKTDVDRMATLNIDWVCLVVTVMQDTFASTRMYRDFAQTPGEDEIMGIVDYIHSKGMKVQLRPMLECWDGTQRVHIRFPAENLIIPGRPINHWTRWFDSLAERTLHYGRLAQKTGCEAFGLDSELDHTVGQQEHWLRVISAARSVYKGHLTTGHTRQVDFRAELRTREDHWFKQLDSLGSSFYTPLADAPNATDGQMRAKILPDVEYYREVAALLGKPFYFAEAGCCATAGALMKPWGWDNNGGYNGAEQARFLEILLGAFWQEPWWMGLYWWKWDEQNDRPWLRDDPRGDKGFTVWNKPAAEVMRRWYGRQDR
- a CDS encoding MFS transporter; translation: MKTAPRTTPPPPPGIRHVTAPEDRVPVAQKLAYGGGAFADNTMQNGINTMANPVFNMTLAVDPGMVSTALALPRLWDAVVDPFVGSASDNARTRWGRRKPFIVTGSILCGLLFALVWMVPHGWSQWGYFSHFLAMSLLFYTAYAVFAMAFGALGMEMSPDYHERTRVMAYKTFFGSVSGISTAWMLWLSQRPCFSDTLDGMRWVGAGIGLTIALLGILPALFIKERTQAAVTRQKKLPLIKSLKEAVGVKPFRLLLYSVALMAVGIFMVNSLGYYINIYYVHGGDMRAASAVQGWSGSTYCLSSMAALPLITWASTRFGKRRTLAAALCFPLAGTLLKWVCYNPAYPYLQLVPVLLMGSGMAALWTLLGSMVADVCDVDEFEHGVRREATLNAVFAWAFKFGLTLALLLSGFVVAFSGFKAELGGGQAAEALVIMRLLYMLVPATALALTIFIVLRFPIDEKDAYAIRAKLEARRAGAA
- a CDS encoding LacI family DNA-binding transcriptional regulator, producing MANIYDVAKAAKVSPATVSRVINGRPGVREETIQRIRKIMDSSAFQPRWKAIDRNRLLVLLPEHRGALESGYISRILSGICDVTFASGFGIQMQPFIPQIRNNKELRQLVMREGVAGCIIITMFQGYAMAEKLGLTQTPHAIVGYKSQDDGVHQILLDDYQAGMNAARYLLSLGHRKIAMVSFKHVDHGHQQRFAGYAAALRDEVDANPPVCVEVDSATVEDGRSAARRLLSLPDRPTAAIITNEDLAVGFQSEARNMDIRVPRDLSIIGFEESDTLAYLDTPMTAMHIPAQAMGMEAAKMVFGQMTSKSEDTGQKTPIPTHSIHLPISLVARHSTQAVE
- a CDS encoding mannonate dehydratase gives rise to the protein MFLIEFLSPRPHQLWALVRQMGVTHCVVKAAPELTGLPPPDEPGVLARIKKELSEAGVTLLGLEGDPFDMGRIKLGLPGRDEDIVRYQAMLREMGRLGLRLLCYNFMAGIGWHRSQAALPGRGGALVSGFDLSAESAEPPPAGEVPAEKIWDHYIYFLNAVLPVAEAAGVRLGAHPDDPPLPALRGIGRVFNSPEQFERVLALSPSPAHGLTFCQANWKLMCGGGLPALSAAIRKHTAAGCVHFVHLRHVTGTASHFTETFHDEGSDELVAMMLEYHKNGFRGPVRCDHVPTLAGEENAGHTPGYGTLGRLFADGYLLGLMDALGLRTSPAEWLSAPPRPAPSESDGGQLVAERRSHPKHDGTEPAAPGPSTPISR